In a genomic window of Streptomyces noursei ATCC 11455:
- a CDS encoding transposase family protein — MAGPLSWNITTGLDTEQLDGLVARVHQELVQDPDPPVMPGRMWALGLYKSVVLVLFLLRQNPVQEVAAELFGISQATVSRRWTALLPMVEKVLATHVPDPTEASAGRIVLVDGTLVTTWDWSSEGTTMFSGKHRDTGFNLQIAATLAGDLLAVSAPVPGSRHDMHAWRQSHFPEAFAEREGIGDLGYAGSRLFTPRRKPPGQERSAGDKEPFPT, encoded by the coding sequence ATGGCAGGGCCGTTGAGCTGGAACATTACGACAGGACTGGACACCGAGCAACTTGACGGGCTGGTCGCACGAGTTCACCAAGAGCTCGTGCAGGATCCGGACCCACCGGTGATGCCGGGGCGGATGTGGGCGCTGGGCCTGTACAAGTCGGTGGTGTTGGTGCTGTTCCTGCTGCGGCAGAACCCAGTCCAGGAGGTGGCCGCCGAGTTGTTCGGGATCTCCCAGGCCACCGTCTCCAGGAGGTGGACGGCCCTGCTGCCGATGGTGGAGAAGGTCCTGGCCACGCACGTTCCCGATCCCACCGAGGCCTCTGCCGGCCGGATCGTACTCGTGGATGGCACCTTGGTCACGACGTGGGACTGGTCCAGCGAGGGCACCACGATGTTCTCCGGCAAGCACCGCGACACCGGCTTCAACCTGCAGATCGCCGCCACTCTCGCCGGCGACCTGCTCGCGGTCTCCGCGCCGGTGCCCGGCAGCCGGCACGACATGCACGCCTGGCGCCAGTCCCACTTCCCCGAGGCCTTCGCCGAACGCGAGGGCATAGGCGACCTGGGCTACGCCGGCTCCCGACTGTTCACCCCCAGGCGCAAGCCGCCCGGCCAGGAACGATCCGCCGGAGACAAGGAGCCTTTTCCAACCTGA
- a CDS encoding DDE transposase family protein, whose protein sequence is MRWRRDLSTGNLTIERIYAITSLPPDAANGAQPAAWIRDHWLIENQLHHVRDRTFREDDSEIRTDQLPRAMANLRNLAIGVHRHDGHTNIAAALRRTARAPAP, encoded by the coding sequence GTGCGCTGGCGACGTGACCTATCCACCGGCAACCTGACCATCGAGAGGATCTACGCGATCACGAGCCTGCCACCCGACGCCGCCAACGGCGCCCAACCGGCCGCCTGGATCCGCGACCACTGGCTCATCGAGAACCAACTCCACCATGTCCGCGACCGCACCTTCCGCGAAGACGACTCCGAGATCCGAACCGATCAACTCCCTCGCGCCATGGCCAACCTGCGCAACCTCGCCATCGGCGTCCACCGCCACGACGGCCACACCAACATCGCGGCCGCCCTCCGCCGGACCGCCCGTGCCCCCGCCCCCTGA
- a CDS encoding IS110 family transposase, whose protein sequence is MSRVWAGIDSGKTHHHCVVLDADGAKLLSRRVANDEPELLQLLADVLGLADDATWAVDMADGGAALLIALLVNHDQELLYIPGRAVNRAADGYRGEGKTDARDALVIADQARVRRDLKPIRPSDEITAELKLFTARRTDLACDRNRSINRLRATLTSMFPALERALDLTTKGPLVLLTGYQTPLAIRRVGLTRLTKWLSVRNVRNAESLATAAVRAAERQHTAVPGEAAIASLVGALVEEVMALNEKIADVDKLIEGRFRRHELAEVITSMPGIGSLLGAEFLAAVGSDMASFATPDRLAAFAGLAPAPHDSGKSHGNLHRPQQYHRGLQRVFYTSALISIRSDPNSRRFYDRKRAEGKRHIQAVLALARRRVNVFWALIRDRRCYQVIPPVTHAA, encoded by the coding sequence ATGAGCCGGGTATGGGCCGGGATCGACAGCGGCAAGACCCACCACCATTGCGTCGTCCTGGACGCCGACGGCGCCAAGCTGCTGTCGCGCCGGGTGGCCAACGACGAGCCGGAGCTCCTCCAGCTCCTTGCAGACGTCCTCGGACTCGCGGACGACGCAACGTGGGCGGTGGACATGGCCGACGGCGGTGCCGCACTGCTGATTGCACTGCTGGTCAACCACGATCAGGAACTGCTCTACATCCCCGGCCGCGCGGTCAACCGGGCCGCCGACGGCTACCGAGGCGAAGGCAAGACCGACGCCCGCGACGCGCTCGTCATCGCCGACCAGGCCCGCGTCCGCCGTGACCTGAAGCCCATACGACCCAGCGACGAGATCACCGCGGAGCTGAAGCTGTTCACCGCGCGCCGCACCGACCTCGCATGCGACCGTAACCGGTCGATCAACCGCTTGCGTGCCACGCTGACCAGCATGTTTCCCGCACTGGAACGCGCGCTGGATCTGACCACCAAGGGGCCGCTGGTGCTGCTGACGGGCTATCAGACCCCGCTGGCAATCCGTCGCGTGGGCCTGACCCGTCTCACCAAGTGGCTGAGCGTCCGCAACGTTCGCAATGCGGAGTCCCTGGCCACCGCTGCGGTCAGAGCCGCCGAGCGGCAGCACACCGCCGTCCCCGGCGAAGCGGCCATCGCCTCGCTGGTGGGTGCGCTGGTCGAGGAGGTGATGGCCCTCAACGAGAAGATCGCGGACGTCGACAAGCTCATCGAGGGCCGGTTTCGCCGCCACGAACTCGCCGAAGTGATCACCAGCATGCCGGGAATTGGCTCCCTGCTGGGCGCAGAATTCCTGGCCGCCGTGGGCAGCGACATGGCATCCTTCGCCACCCCGGACCGGCTGGCCGCCTTCGCCGGCCTGGCTCCCGCCCCGCACGACTCCGGGAAGTCCCACGGCAACCTGCACCGACCGCAGCAGTACCACCGCGGCCTCCAGCGGGTCTTCTACACCTCCGCGCTGATCAGCATCCGCAGCGACCCGAACTCGCGCCGCTTTTACGACCGCAAACGCGCTGAGGGGAAGCGCCACATCCAAGCCGTCCTCGCGCTTGCCCGCCGACGAGTCAACGTCTTCTGGGCTCTGATCCGTGACCGTCGGTGTTACCAAGTGATACCTCCAGTCACTCATGCGGCTTGA
- a CDS encoding DoxX family protein, whose translation MWTAFGPLAQKATPHMIALFRMVVAFLFACHGASSLFGVLGGSMGTGETVPIATWPGWYAAVIQLAGGVLILLGLGSRAAAFVNSGSMAYAYFSVHQGTSLWPLQNGGEASVMFCWAFLLIVFIGPGSWTLDRILFSGSELSSSAQRSAISRRS comes from the coding sequence ATGTGGACCGCATTCGGCCCTCTTGCCCAGAAAGCAACTCCACACATGATCGCGCTCTTCCGCATGGTCGTCGCATTTCTCTTTGCCTGCCACGGCGCATCCTCACTATTTGGTGTCCTCGGCGGCTCAATGGGTACGGGTGAAACCGTTCCCATAGCTACCTGGCCAGGCTGGTACGCTGCGGTGATTCAACTGGCCGGAGGCGTCCTCATCCTGCTAGGGCTGGGATCCCGCGCCGCCGCGTTCGTCAACTCCGGCTCAATGGCATATGCCTACTTCTCCGTCCATCAAGGCACTTCACTGTGGCCCTTACAAAATGGCGGAGAAGCTTCCGTAATGTTCTGTTGGGCCTTCTTGCTGATTGTCTTCATCGGACCAGGAAGCTGGACATTGGACCGTATCCTATTCAGTGGGAGCGAGCTGAGCTCATCAGCTCAGCGATCCGCGATTTCCAGGAGATCTTAA
- a CDS encoding IS701 family transposase has translation MDFGEIEELRGELAAFVAEVFASVRRKDTRGWGDCYLRGLMLDGRRKSIQPMAERLPDGEMQALQQFVNQSPWDHTAVLRAVALKTVPVVDPMVWVIDDVSFPKDGKMSVGVARQWCGALGKQSNCQVAVSLHAASDAASVPISWRLFVPEEWDEDLERRRRTGIPEEIRHREKWRLALDLIDEAIAWGLAPQVIVADAGYGQNTAFRQALADRGLDFIVAVRADESAHPHDAVPTAPAWSGTGRKPAVRYRTPALPLKALAAEAGRRAYRQATWRKGSRGPMRSRFAVHTVRPAGVATRRFAMAKAGGSAAWDGVLPTATLLAEWPTGEKAPTDYWLTSLPADTPLRKLARLAKMRWRIEHDYRELKHGLGLDHFEGRTWRGWHHHTTLVTAAHAFLTLHRLDPKATAPA, from the coding sequence GTGGACTTTGGGGAAATCGAGGAACTGCGTGGTGAGTTGGCCGCGTTCGTGGCCGAGGTGTTCGCGTCGGTGCGACGCAAGGACACGCGTGGGTGGGGGGACTGCTACCTGCGGGGGTTGATGCTGGACGGCCGTAGGAAGTCGATTCAGCCGATGGCGGAGCGACTGCCGGATGGTGAGATGCAGGCTCTTCAGCAGTTCGTGAATCAGTCGCCCTGGGATCACACCGCGGTGTTGCGTGCGGTTGCCCTGAAGACCGTTCCGGTCGTTGATCCCATGGTGTGGGTGATCGACGACGTGTCGTTCCCCAAGGACGGGAAGATGTCGGTGGGGGTGGCCCGGCAATGGTGCGGGGCGCTGGGCAAGCAGTCCAACTGTCAGGTCGCCGTCAGCCTGCACGCCGCCTCCGACGCCGCTTCCGTGCCGATCTCGTGGCGGTTGTTCGTGCCCGAGGAGTGGGATGAGGACCTTGAGCGTCGCAGAAGGACGGGAATCCCCGAGGAGATCAGGCACCGGGAGAAGTGGCGCCTGGCGCTGGACCTGATCGACGAGGCGATCGCCTGGGGACTGGCCCCGCAGGTGATCGTGGCCGACGCGGGATACGGCCAGAACACAGCATTCCGGCAGGCGCTGGCCGACCGTGGCCTGGACTTCATCGTCGCGGTGCGGGCGGACGAGTCCGCTCACCCGCACGATGCGGTCCCCACCGCGCCCGCCTGGAGCGGAACGGGCCGCAAGCCCGCCGTCCGCTACCGCACCCCGGCACTGCCGCTGAAGGCACTGGCCGCCGAGGCGGGACGCAGGGCCTACCGGCAGGCGACCTGGCGAAAGGGCTCGCGCGGCCCGATGCGCTCCCGGTTCGCCGTCCACACGGTGCGGCCAGCCGGCGTGGCCACCCGCAGATTCGCCATGGCCAAGGCGGGCGGCTCCGCTGCCTGGGACGGTGTTCTGCCTACCGCGACCCTGCTGGCCGAGTGGCCCACCGGCGAGAAGGCGCCGACCGACTACTGGCTGACCAGCCTGCCCGCCGACACCCCGCTACGGAAACTGGCCCGCCTGGCCAAGATGCGCTGGCGCATCGAGCACGACTACCGCGAACTCAAACACGGCCTGGGCCTGGACCACTTCGAAGGCCGCACCTGGCGCGGCTGGCACCACCACACCACCCTGGTAACCGCCGCACACGCCTTCCTCACCCTCCACCGCCTGGACCCAAAAGCAACAGCGCCGGCCTGA
- a CDS encoding IS630 family transposase (programmed frameshift): MRYADGGGLTAAGRKRRETVRMQAAELFEQKVKPAEVARQLRVSPKSACQWHQLWRNGGVQALASRGPSGSRCRLSPRCLEKLAVYLEQGPAAHGWVEDQVWTAARVATLIGRKFHVSYSVSGATRLMHRLGFSPQVPTRRVAERDEQAVTAWKEATWAEVKERGRPGGGYICFEDEAGFTRRPPRGRTWGRRGRTPQVTVSGRRSGRLSVAGLIAVRPGSRTRLCHRLRTHQAGKGKRRSIGEGDFIALLDGAHQLLKAPIVLVWDRLNTHVSRAMGELIAQREWLTVFLLPAYSPDLNPVEWVWAHVKRSLANLAVVALDRLEALVRNRLKRLQYRPDTLDGFIAGTGLTLDDPAPP, translated from the exons GTGAGATACGCGGATGGAGGCGGGCTGACGGCTGCGGGACGCAAGCGTCGGGAGACCGTGCGGATGCAGGCGGCCGAGTTGTTCGAGCAGAAGGTCAAGCCAGCGGAGGTCGCGCGGCAACTGCGGGTGAGCCCGAAGTCGGCCTGCCAGTGGCACCAGCTGTGGCGGAACGGTGGTGTGCAGGCTCTGGCTTCCCGGGGTCCGAGCGGTTCGCGGTGCCGTCTGTCCCCGCGGTGCCTGGAGAAACTGGCCGTGTATCTGGAGCAGGGTCCGGCCGCGCACGGCTGGGTGGAGGACCAGGTGTGGACCGCCGCGCGGGTGGCCACGCTGATCGGCAGGAAGTTCCACGTGTCCTACAGCGTCTCCGGGGCCACTCGGTTGATGCACCGGCTCGGCTTCAGCCCGCAGGTCCCCACACGGCGGGTCGCCGAGCGCGACGAGCAGGCCGTCACCGCGTGGAAGGAGGCGACCTGGGCCGAGGTAAAAGAGCGAGGGCGGCCTG GCGGGGGCTACATCTGCTTCGAGGACGAGGCAGGCTTCACCCGCCGGCCGCCCAGGGGACGCACCTGGGGCCGGCGCGGCCGCACCCCGCAGGTGACGGTGAGCGGCCGCCGATCGGGACGCCTGTCCGTGGCCGGGCTGATCGCCGTGCGCCCCGGCTCCCGGACCCGGCTATGCCACCGCCTGCGCACCCACCAGGCGGGCAAAGGCAAGCGTCGCAGCATAGGCGAGGGGGACTTCATCGCGCTGCTCGACGGCGCCCACCAGCTCCTCAAGGCGCCCATCGTGCTGGTGTGGGACCGCCTCAACACCCACGTCTCCCGCGCCATGGGCGAGCTGATCGCCCAGCGTGAGTGGCTGACGGTGTTCCTACTGCCCGCCTACTCACCCGACCTCAACCCGGTCGAGTGGGTATGGGCACACGTCAAACGCAGCCTGGCCAACCTCGCCGTCGTCGCCCTCGACCGACTCGAAGCCCTCGTACGCAACCGGCTCAAACGCCTTCAGTACCGGCCCGACACCCTCGACGGCTTCATAGCCGGCACCGGCCTGACCCTCGACGACCCAGCACCACCTTGA
- a CDS encoding helix-turn-helix domain-containing protein: protein MSAEDRQALVRVTTTGVRSASMIRRARVLLALDTSVGAVDPRAVIADRVGVSCESVRLVSKRYAETGGDVWATVGRKERACPPVPSPVTGEVEARLIALACSTPPKGHARWSLRLLERHVALMEDIPNLDNSTIGRVLKKRNCVLT, encoded by the coding sequence TTGAGCGCTGAGGATCGTCAGGCGTTGGTGCGGGTGACCACGACGGGAGTCCGTAGCGCGTCGATGATCAGGCGGGCGCGGGTGTTGCTGGCGCTGGATACGTCGGTCGGTGCGGTCGATCCGCGGGCGGTGATCGCGGACCGGGTGGGGGTCTCGTGCGAGTCGGTGCGGCTGGTCTCGAAGCGGTACGCGGAGACTGGCGGCGATGTGTGGGCCACGGTCGGCCGGAAGGAACGCGCCTGCCCTCCAGTGCCCTCCCCGGTGACCGGTGAGGTCGAGGCGAGGCTGATCGCGCTGGCTTGCTCGACGCCGCCCAAGGGCCACGCCCGGTGGTCGCTGCGCCTGCTGGAGAGGCACGTCGCGCTGATGGAGGACATCCCGAACCTGGACAACTCCACGATCGGCCGGGTTTTAAAAAAACGGAACTGCGTCCTCACCTGA
- a CDS encoding transposase has translation MDAQPRRTKVDWARQVEHLLTVDYPDATTVVLVMDNLNTHSIASLYEAFAPGKAFTLAQRLEIHHTPKHGSWLNIAEIELSALTRQCLDRRIDDLAMLNAELAAWQQQTNSEQRQVDWHFTTDDARVKLHRLYPTTQQN, from the coding sequence GTGGATGCCCAACCTCGACGAACCAAGGTCGACTGGGCGCGCCAGGTCGAACACCTACTGACCGTGGACTATCCCGACGCCACCACGGTCGTGCTGGTGATGGACAACCTCAACACCCACAGCATCGCCTCGCTGTACGAGGCGTTCGCCCCGGGGAAAGCCTTCACGCTGGCACAGCGCCTGGAGATCCACCACACCCCCAAGCACGGCTCCTGGCTCAACATCGCCGAGATCGAGCTCTCCGCACTCACCCGCCAGTGCCTGGACCGCCGCATCGACGACCTCGCCATGCTCAACGCCGAACTCGCCGCCTGGCAACAGCAGACCAACAGCGAGCAGCGTCAAGTCGACTGGCACTTCACCACCGACGACGCCCGCGTGAAACTGCACCGCCTCTACCCAACCACACAGCAAAACTAA
- a CDS encoding family 2 glycosyl transferase, with amino-acid sequence MNMVGILARNEASTIAGVAEAADKGLHLAFPSCRNVVMLADSGSVDGTVQCFATTRLQAEKVMVCSNGADSGKGTNVLAISGRALQLGARQVVILGGNLRTPDPEWVRLLASAVAGGKPAIALATHARDRYDASIANHLVRPLIAATFGAHLAQPIGGEVAMNYAFLQEMSSWEAPDSARLYGIDAWLTANALRQSLKVTEVPLGGTVHRLAPVKTLPRCQQVVDALFYVMTWLDKPHPAPRTAAAYREVVSQTAARRSPPQLPPALCDRLTGYVTRHREDLCALFPSIRSLQHAPWGVRIPVEAWPDLLADAVEGLAAGEFLRSRDHLAVLLACRTATFWYEIESLDAQRIDSLLAHQARDTAKTVRRRKITFGELFQSSWSTGLWKGL; translated from the coding sequence GTGAACATGGTGGGAATCCTGGCGCGCAACGAGGCTTCAACGATCGCCGGGGTCGCTGAGGCTGCGGACAAGGGTCTGCATCTGGCTTTCCCCTCGTGCAGGAACGTGGTCATGCTGGCGGACAGCGGAAGCGTGGACGGTACCGTTCAGTGCTTCGCAACGACGCGTTTACAAGCCGAGAAAGTGATGGTGTGCTCCAACGGGGCTGACAGCGGGAAGGGGACCAATGTCTTGGCTATCTCCGGCAGGGCCCTCCAACTTGGCGCCCGCCAGGTGGTGATACTGGGAGGAAATCTTCGTACACCCGACCCTGAATGGGTCAGGCTCTTGGCGTCGGCAGTGGCCGGTGGCAAACCAGCCATTGCCTTGGCCACCCATGCCCGCGATAGGTATGACGCGAGCATTGCCAACCACCTGGTGCGTCCGCTGATCGCCGCTACCTTCGGAGCACACCTGGCACAGCCAATCGGCGGTGAGGTCGCCATGAACTACGCTTTTCTGCAAGAGATGAGTTCCTGGGAGGCCCCGGACAGTGCGCGCCTGTACGGTATTGATGCCTGGCTTACGGCGAATGCGTTGCGGCAGAGCCTGAAGGTTACCGAAGTGCCGCTGGGGGGTACGGTGCACCGCCTGGCACCTGTTAAGACGCTTCCCAGATGTCAACAGGTTGTGGATGCGCTGTTCTATGTGATGACTTGGCTCGACAAGCCGCATCCGGCCCCGCGGACCGCAGCCGCATACCGTGAGGTGGTCAGCCAGACGGCAGCTCGCCGTAGCCCGCCGCAATTGCCTCCTGCTCTGTGCGACCGCCTGACTGGCTATGTCACCCGGCATCGAGAAGACCTGTGTGCGCTGTTTCCCTCGATCAGGTCCCTTCAACATGCACCGTGGGGAGTGCGTATACCTGTTGAAGCATGGCCAGATCTGCTCGCGGACGCTGTAGAGGGCCTGGCGGCAGGGGAGTTCCTCCGTTCCCGTGATCACTTAGCGGTCCTGCTGGCCTGTCGGACTGCGACGTTCTGGTATGAGATCGAAAGTCTGGATGCTCAGCGCATCGACAGCCTGCTGGCTCACCAAGCGAGGGATACCGCGAAAACTGTCCGCAGACGGAAGATCACCTTTGGGGAGCTGTTCCAGAGTAGTTGGAGCACGGGGCTATGGAAGGGGCTGTGA
- a CDS encoding IS630 family transposase, with protein MVTGVVMTERGVGKWLRRYGFSPQRPDRRSYRQDQAKVDAWLRDEYPAIAARAKTENAVVAWADQCGLRSDTAPPGTSWAPKSQTPIARVSSRRFKVNTMSAITSRGTLYFTVFTERFTAKTFTGFLDRLARQAGRKVHVIADRHPVHRSKAVTAWLKANTERIELHLMPDYSPEPNPDEPLNADIKRHIHAARAHSADDLAHETRRSHHQRQPTIVRSYIHAHHVRYTSNKATQQFRLNKTAPVTSMPSSRGWKRTADGSSGRGPGTRRAGTCRPPRSPAATARWPAGIGRQANCRRLGRVRHRRPGRAPCGWWPRQGRGVGR; from the coding sequence ATGGTCACCGGGGTGGTGATGACGGAGCGCGGTGTGGGCAAGTGGCTGCGGCGGTACGGTTTCTCCCCGCAGCGGCCCGACCGCCGCTCCTACCGCCAGGACCAGGCGAAAGTGGATGCCTGGCTGAGGGACGAGTACCCGGCGATCGCCGCCCGGGCGAAGACGGAGAACGCGGTGGTGGCCTGGGCCGACCAGTGCGGGCTGCGCTCCGATACGGCCCCGCCCGGCACGTCCTGGGCCCCGAAGAGCCAAACTCCCATCGCGCGGGTGTCCAGCCGCCGCTTCAAGGTCAACACCATGTCCGCAATCACCTCACGCGGCACGCTCTACTTCACCGTGTTCACCGAGAGGTTCACCGCGAAGACCTTCACCGGATTCCTGGACCGGCTTGCCCGTCAGGCCGGCCGGAAGGTCCACGTGATTGCCGACCGGCACCCGGTCCACCGCAGCAAGGCCGTGACCGCCTGGCTCAAGGCAAACACCGAGCGGATCGAGCTGCACCTGATGCCCGACTACAGCCCCGAACCCAACCCGGACGAGCCCCTCAATGCGGACATCAAACGCCACATCCACGCCGCCCGCGCCCACTCGGCCGACGACCTCGCCCACGAAACCCGCCGCTCCCACCACCAGCGCCAACCGACCATCGTCCGCAGCTACATCCACGCCCACCACGTCCGCTACACCTCCAATAAGGCAACTCAACAGTTCCGCCTCAATAAGACGGCTCCTGTCACATCGATGCCGTCCAGCAGGGGCTGGAAGCGGACAGCAGATGGATCTTCCGGCCGTGGGCCCGGGACTCGCCGCGCAGGGACTTGCCGTCCACCGCGATCGCCCGCAGCAACCGCCCGCTGGCCTGCGGGCATCGGACGGCAAGCCAACTGCCGACGGCTTGGTCGAGTACGTCACCGTCGACCTGGGCGAGCACCCTGCGGATGGTGGCCTCGCCAGGGGCGTGGTGTTGGCCGGTGA
- a CDS encoding helix-turn-helix domain-containing protein, with protein sequence MAGSGGLRRVVRAGWEVVRLRVVAALESGQVKGYRQAAEVFQVAERSVGSWWRAYQAGGWEALVVRRTSRPGPHEKIGPEDRAVLFQAMADYTPEELLIVRSC encoded by the coding sequence GTGGCTGGTTCTGGGGGTCTGCGGCGGGTGGTGCGGGCGGGGTGGGAAGTGGTGCGGTTGCGTGTGGTGGCTGCGCTGGAGTCGGGGCAGGTGAAGGGGTATCGGCAGGCGGCTGAGGTGTTCCAGGTGGCGGAGCGGTCGGTCGGCTCCTGGTGGCGTGCCTACCAGGCGGGTGGCTGGGAGGCTTTGGTGGTGAGACGGACGAGCCGGCCGGGCCCGCACGAGAAGATCGGCCCGGAGGACCGTGCGGTCCTGTTTCAGGCGATGGCCGACTACACGCCCGAGGAGCTGCTGATCGTGAGGAGCTGCTGA
- a CDS encoding EF-hand domain-containing protein, with product MTDPITLKLGWLFEAVDANRDGNIDWADYQRLLDRLAVGYKPDKRDRRFQALRATYQMYWYELLRHAGSTSSLLAKEEFVAANRMASMDTSRFNLVEGIPQAVFDVMDANDCKILGREELVRLLKLLEVTTSPETVDQFTGIGNDGNGYITREDCVRSARQFFYTPSISAPGGIFFGMA from the coding sequence ATGACTGACCCCATCACGTTAAAGCTCGGTTGGCTCTTCGAAGCCGTCGACGCGAACCGCGACGGCAACATCGACTGGGCGGACTACCAGCGCCTCCTCGACCGCCTGGCCGTCGGCTACAAGCCCGACAAGCGTGACCGTCGATTCCAGGCACTGCGTGCCACTTACCAGATGTACTGGTACGAACTGCTGCGTCACGCTGGCAGCACCTCCTCGCTCCTTGCTAAGGAGGAGTTCGTTGCCGCCAATCGCATGGCCAGCATGGACACCAGTCGGTTCAACCTGGTCGAAGGAATTCCGCAGGCAGTATTCGACGTCATGGACGCCAACGACTGCAAAATCCTTGGCAGGGAGGAACTCGTGCGTCTCCTGAAGCTCCTGGAAGTTACCACCTCTCCTGAAACGGTCGACCAGTTCACGGGGATCGGCAACGACGGAAACGGCTACATTACGCGCGAGGACTGTGTCCGCTCAGCCCGCCAGTTCTTCTACACGCCCAGCATCAGCGCCCCTGGAGGGATCTTCTTCGGAATGGCGTAG
- a CDS encoding transposase family protein codes for MGSWGLDGRLRTLPDPRRRRGRRHSLVSVLLVAACAVLAGARSYAAVGQWARHAPRDALARPPRCGSDRLRRGARLGLGCAGLVGVVGGVYRMAVRSETRLAMARWVWS; via the coding sequence GTGGGATCGTGGGGTCTGGACGGGCGGCTGAGGACGCTGCCGGACCCGCGTCGACGCCGTGGGCGTCGTCACTCTCTGGTGTCGGTACTGCTGGTCGCGGCCTGCGCGGTCCTGGCTGGCGCCCGTTCCTACGCCGCGGTCGGCCAGTGGGCCCGCCACGCACCCCGGGATGCCCTGGCCCGTCCGCCTCGGTGCGGTTCAGATCGCTTACGGCGTGGTGCGCGACTGGGGTTGGGGTGTGCCGGTCTGGTTGGGGTGGTGGGTGGTGTTTACCGGATGGCGGTGCGGTCGGAGACCAGACTGGCGATGGCGAGGTGGGTTTGGTCGTAG
- a CDS encoding transposase family protein, with product MVRYSAMLDVPRPVVEYLSRLLAAHRRAIGTPKGSRALGPFRQAVLILRWFREKRCVHCAAVDAGISQATGYRYLHEGIDVLAGQAPDLHEVLQQCRREGTSHVVLDGTLIECDRLAGARETGTDWWYSAKHKAFGGNIQFLSAPDGTPLWVSDVEPGSVPDITATRHHVLPALYKAAAEGLPTLADKGYQGAGIGVHTPIKRPCGRSEKALHVNNRTYNQLLRGIRALGERTAAELKQRWRALQHVTLSPSRIGAIAQAALTLNNQWK from the coding sequence ATGGTTCGCTATTCTGCCATGCTCGACGTGCCACGCCCGGTGGTGGAGTACTTGTCCCGGCTGTTGGCCGCGCACCGCCGTGCGATCGGCACGCCGAAGGGATCGCGGGCACTGGGCCCGTTCCGCCAGGCGGTGTTGATACTGCGCTGGTTCCGGGAGAAGAGGTGTGTGCACTGCGCCGCGGTGGATGCTGGGATCTCGCAAGCCACCGGCTACCGCTACCTTCATGAAGGCATCGACGTTCTCGCGGGGCAGGCCCCTGACCTGCACGAAGTCCTCCAGCAGTGCCGGCGCGAGGGGACGAGCCATGTGGTCCTGGACGGCACACTGATCGAGTGTGACCGGCTCGCCGGGGCGCGGGAGACGGGGACGGACTGGTGGTACTCAGCCAAGCACAAGGCCTTCGGTGGGAATATCCAGTTCCTCTCTGCCCCCGACGGTACCCCGCTGTGGGTTTCCGACGTCGAGCCCGGCTCCGTTCCAGACATCACCGCCACTCGACACCACGTGCTACCCGCGCTCTACAAGGCGGCCGCCGAAGGCCTGCCGACCCTGGCCGACAAGGGCTACCAAGGCGCCGGCATCGGAGTGCACACCCCCATCAAGCGGCCCTGCGGCCGCTCCGAGAAAGCTCTGCATGTCAACAACCGCACCTACAACCAACTCCTCCGCGGCATCCGAGCACTGGGCGAACGCACCGCCGCTGAACTCAAGCAACGCTGGCGGGCCCTACAGCACGTTACCCTCAGCCCCAGCCGCATCGGCGCCATCGCCCAAGCCGCCCTCACCCTCAACAACCAATGGAAATAA
- a CDS encoding transglycosylase family protein, which yields MFHVATLSALRTFSCLLLAVGITCFQATSTATARTASVRWDAVAACESDGRWNIATGNGYYGGLQFSAETWRKFGGQQYAPFAHQASRAAQMAIAERVLKAQGWRAWPVCSRRS from the coding sequence ATGTTTCATGTGGCGACTCTCTCCGCGCTCCGCACATTCTCCTGTTTGTTGCTAGCAGTTGGCATCACCTGCTTTCAGGCGACAAGCACCGCTACAGCACGAACCGCCAGCGTCAGGTGGGATGCCGTGGCAGCTTGCGAGAGCGATGGTCGTTGGAACATCGCGACAGGAAACGGCTACTACGGCGGATTGCAGTTCTCTGCAGAAACCTGGAGAAAATTTGGAGGCCAACAGTACGCTCCCTTTGCACATCAAGCTTCCCGGGCAGCGCAGATGGCGATCGCCGAAAGGGTCCTCAAAGCACAGGGCTGGCGCGCTTGGCCCGTATGTTCTCGACGAAGCTGA